The following is a genomic window from Calypte anna isolate BGI_N300 chromosome 15, bCalAnn1_v1.p, whole genome shotgun sequence.
TAACATATTATCTTGTTGCTAAGCACCAGTACCAAATGttagaattttttaattgaatcaTTAAGGATAAAATCCCAGTTCTGATCAAGTTTTAGTGTACTAAACTAAAGTGAAAACCTCACAGAGAAAGACTCTTTCCCCCAGCTGTTCCAAATAAGTTAGGAGGATACTCACCACCTGACTTGATTTGGGCACCTGCAGGAGaataaaagaacaaattcaAACAGTAGCAAAGGTGTGAGCAATTAGGAGTAGCATTAAGTAAAGCAGTTGAGGCTTAATTGCTTTGCCTATTGAATTCACCAtcattacattaatttttacacGGTGGAAGTGATTGGATATCCATTCCAGTGTGAAATCAACTGGTATTCTTTGTGGCTAGCAGGCAAAAAAATACCACAGTCCAAGCCTCTTCTGCATCTGGCAGTAAATGGAAAACTTGTCTTGATAGAAAACTGATGGAAGTCACTTTCCCAGGAAATACACAGCACACTCAGTAAGGAGCAGATGAACCTCGTGTTGCCCTCGGGTACATTATTTGCAATTTAGAGctaagaaacactgaaaaagttTGCTTGGATCTGAGTTAGTGACCATTCTTGTGCATCATATCGTTTGACCTAGGGAGGGCGTCAGGGGACGTTGTtcccactgcagagctgagcaaaacCATTTGTCACAGCTCACAAAGCACCAGTTGAGGAATTCTGCCAAGCTGTTCCTGCCTGAAGAAATGAAGAGCTTTTGGTGTCCTGTTTGGATGATAATGAGTCCACTTGCACAGTCTCTAAACAAAGAATTTAGAGGCAAGGATCCCTCTTGGGATTCAGCAGGTGAATAATGAACAATTTCCACCAAATTTTCATGGTGATAGACCAAGGCTGTCAATCAGACCTGCCAAAACCTCACAGAGAGCACCATTTCAtcaaaagtttttccttttctgccttcctgGTGTGCCTTTGATTCACATCTTTGGGAAGGGACCAAAAATTGGACTCTGATCATGAAGCAAGTTGTGCAGGATTCTGTCAGGATACAGAGCCCAGTCTGCTCATCTAAGGTGACAGCAGAGACCACCTTCCTAGGAGCTGGGGATAAAGTCACATCTTTATATCAACATCTTGAGGGACAGCTCAGCCACCAGAATCAGCTCTATGAATCAAAGTGCTTGTAAAGTTTAAATTCCTCCTTTAGAGAAGCTGCCTCTTTCTGAGCAGGGAATGATCACATCTCCTAATATTCTTTTTATCTCTGACCAGAGTATGAAGCATCACCATGTTATAAGTATCTTGGTCAAAGGTTCCAAGTATGGGCTCCCCATGATGGGGTTTTCTGAAGGACCTGCTATCCCACTCCTCTCACCTGGGGCTCCCAGGAAACCTTCCTGGGTTgttttgccatttcttttgcAGGCAGCTCCACCTGGTGGCACTGGAAGgattccctgccctgccctgtcaCCCCTCTATCCCCAACACCAGTTTTCTACTGTCCCAAACCATCCCTAGCATCTCTTCAGCCTTCTCCAGTTCTTGGCATCTGCTCCTTCCTGGATGTCCAATGGACTGTGAACAGAACTCTGAGCTCTCCTAAGCTGGGCAGGAGCAAGCAGCAGGTGGGTAACATCTTCTCTACTGTTCTAGCAAGGAAGGGAAATTCATCTTTTAATTCAttcagctgctcagagcctgTCCTGAGgtgtgcttttcctttctggttCTGCAGCCACCAAGAGCTCTAACTTTGGGTGCACATGAAAACACTCAGAGCCCTCTGTGGTAGAGGTTTCTTCACCTCTCCTACAGCAGGATGATCAAAAGGTGACATTTGGGAGCAATTTGCTGATTTCAGTGATCAGGAGAATGATCCCACCTGGGAGAATGTGAACTCCTCAGTGggctttccccttcccttgATAGCTCTGGGATCAGTGAGGAGACTGGAAGGGATTTTAAGCAGCATGGAGtactaattaaattaatttaaataattacatAAATTGATAAAATGTTAAGAGTGGAGAGCAAGCTGTTTGCTAATGACCACCAGCTTCTGGAAGGAGCTATCAGAGTAAGGTATcatgtatttcagttttgattttgCATGCATGATTTCTTTGTCTTCCTTAGTGTCTGTTAAGGGCtcttatttacaaaaaaaggtGTCATTCTCTAGCTcagaaaggaatggaaaagtAAGCTTAGTTTAGGAATATAACCACAGGCTGGGTTTAGGAGTAAACTTTGTACAAACTTTGCCCAGTGGGGTAAAAGGTTGGGCTCcttgaggaggaaaaggaaagctcagCATGCACGTGCAATACCTTGTGAATAAAAACTGAGGCTGAGAAGAAAGATGTATACAGAGAGGATTAAAGGTTCTGCTTTTAGTACAAGGGTTTAgcaactcttaaaaaaaaaacaacaaaccataACCATTTCTTAGAATTACAGACTCTGGGAAAAGGCTTCTTGGAAAAGCTTGAACAGGcacaaaaagcataaaaatgctGCCACTGCAGTAAGCACCAGCTCAGTGACACAAGCTTCCCTCTTCAAAACCATTATTTTTGTTGCCTAAGCAGAGAACAGCCACTGCCTCTGTTACCAAAGCCTGAAATCAAAGCATTTCTAAAGGCTTTCTGCATAAAAGTCTCTTCCACagggagatttttctttccccagctcACAATATAAAAATCCACTTCAAACACTGTATCCTTTAGTAAATCCTTTAGTAAACAGAAGTTACTTAATTCTGAACAGACAGAAAGCTGTGTGGTATCAATGTTTCAAATCAGACTTACTGCTAAAATGCTGGAGTTGATATAGAAGAGCATGCTGACTGCTTCAACACTGCCACAGTTTTCCACTCTCACTGCCCTAGTGCACTTTGTAGCCTGGTTTACTAAAAACCCTGAAAAAGAGGCACAAAGTActactgaaggaaacaaaaaaatactgatgaaaagcagaaataataataataaaaagaccCTCAGGTCCCTCAGCAAAAGTAAAggttaatacatttttttgttgatgttttaTGTGAGCTATAAATACAGATTCTCAAAATGCTAGGAAACAAAACTTCTTAACACTAGAGGCTTTTAATAATAGCAAGATTGATCAGTTTGTGTTTGAAATAacataaaatgtgtttctttcacAAAAGACCTCAGTTTTCCTATGGTAATATCATGATTGTTATGATGATGGAACTTAACAGCAAGAGTGGGGTTGGGAAAATGCCAGtgtgggggttttggttttagattggctttttttcccctcctccccttctgcCAATTGTCAAGAAACTGTGTGAAAGGCTAAAATTCAGAGCTCAAGCCTGACTTGAGTTGCAGTCAGGCTGTGAAAAGAAGTTCATGGTACCAAAGGGACATCTTAAAAAGGTTGCCCAGTTAGGTCTTGCTTTGTgtcctcccctcttccctcaTGGTGTCACACTTGTACTATTATATTAAAACAATTATGCCAAATAGGATGGTTTATTGTTGGATAAACATCTCATTAGCAAGACTCTCAAGGGTTTACATATCTTTAATTTAGACAAtttatgtctgaaaaaaaaaaacaaccaacaaagaaagagaagctaTTTGAAAAAGATTTGTCATGAAGCTTTATCTGAATTTACATTTGAGTGTGTGCCAATTTATTGGCTGATTAAGCTCAAGTCAGACCAAACCCctctaaagcaaacaaactggAATTCTAGTGTAGTTTCCTACCTGCAGGATTTGCATCTGAGCACCAAGAGGAGACAACAGGACTGGGCAGTCTTAGAAATGCATCCACTGTCTGGATAGGAACACCATACTGCCAAATAAAACAACTTAATTAAACATTTGGGGGTGTTTCCTTCCATGGAAAGTTTTAGAGCATTTGTATTAACAAACCTGATTAAAAGAAGTAATTATTTCCACTATATCTGTCAACACTGTATACTTCTTTGTGTATCAGTTCTGAAGCCACTGCTAACAGCTTTGCTTAGCATAGCAAAAAAGctgcttatttttcaaagatCTTAAAACTTTAGCTCAATTTAAGTAAGCTAACACAAAACACTATGcttatttttaccttttgttACTTAAAGACCAAAATGGTTTTGTCTTTATCAGaagaactgcatttttaaacaagcagaagcaaagaagGCTTGTTCATTCTTTTATGGAATCATCTCACACTAATTGAATCATAATTATTTACCTCATATCTGTAAGTTTCATTAGCATCAGGGTTTTGAGACTCTGTGTCTATACTCCAGCTGTCAGGCTCAGCACTGAAAGTAGCACCTCCAAACTCCTTAAGCAACTGATCAAAATTCTCAGCAGTAGGAATTTCAGGGGGACTGAAGTAGAGTGCTTGTTTAtctgtgaaaacattttaaagaagtagGTAAGTTTTAGGATAAAAGCTACCAAGACAGTATTTGGtaacagcttttccctctggagttgttaaaaatgtcttttctcaACAGAAAAGACTAAAAGACTTGAGTGTGAGATGTTTTAACTCCAGAATTTCACACATGAAAGGATTACAACATAAGGACTGCATACAGAATAACCAGTTTTGTGACAGGTCTAGTTCATTCCTGCCTGTTTCTTGTACCTAAGgagcttattaaaaaataacccCCCAATGCTTAATATTGGCAACAACTCTGCTTACAGTTTGCAGCATGAATGCAGAAAACACTGGGGTTGACTAGGTCAGTTAGTGTAAATATCCTTTCTGGTGGATTTGCTTCAACATCAAGGGAATacacagcagctttctgagTACACAGGCGGCTGTCACctctgcaaacaaaaataataaaagcagtgAACCACTGGAAGCTAATTCTGACCCTACTTTAAAGTTGCTGCTGAGGCAGCatccaaaaaaccacaaaattactctttttaaCACCATTTGTACAGCTACTGTGCCTCCTTAGGAGGCCTGCAGTGTTTTATCTGTCTAGCAGAGGAAACTGAGCAGCAAAATGAGGAAAGgtaagagagagaagaaggggaagagctTGACTAAATAATATTAGAGTTAAATGACAAGTTTGGCTGTGACCTTCATGGTGTGAGGCACCACAAATGCAGGGCTCACCACAGGCTGTGCACAGCTCCCTTTTATTTATACAACTGAAGTGGGAAGAATGACCTTTATAACTGAGGAACTGATGGCATGgaggccaggaaaaaaagacagattcCTGAATATTGGCAGAATATTCCCTTGGGGGAATAGCAGGAAAAAGTCCTACTCGAGATGCACATAAAAGAAATGGCAGAGTGAGAAACAAGGAGGTTCAAGAACTCTCCCAatctaggaaaaaataatttgtaatgtGCCATGGGCTCATCAGCAACAGCCAGAACTGCAGCACACAGAGTGTGCCAGTTCCTACCCTGTGACTCCTGGTGTGTCCTACATGCCAGAAATACAAGATGATGATCTCTGTGAAACTGGGGCTGAGGCAGAGTTAAAGCAGCCAAGGACAGATACTTGAAGAAGTGAGGTGATTTTGAGAGGTGACTTTTTAAGGACAGGGTTGAACTTTTCCATGAGGGGAACCATTGGTTCATAGGATCCCACTTTTTAAGGACAAGGTTAAACTTTTCCATGAGGGGAACCATTAGTTCCTAAGATCCCACCACCAATcacttttttctgctgtttcagagACAACCCAGCCTTTTACTTGTGATCAGCCAAACCCTTTCAGTAGCTAACACAATTATGCAAATAATTATGTAAATAAGCCTAGATGTAAATAATGAGACCCACGATAATTGCAGTCATTGAAAATCCCATGGATTTCATGCAAAATGAACACTTTTGGGGATAGAAGCACAACTTCATTATATGCATTTCTAGCTGACAAAGACAGAACAGTCACCTGAGACAATTGAACTGCCACTCAGTAAGGTGTTGATTAGACCTTTCTGATATCTATAAATAGCTATAaatggggagctggaggcattGTGTGCCAGAACAATAAGAAAGCACAGTCTGGGGTGACTGCTAATTCAAATTTCAAACCACCAAGAATAAGCCCCCGTGCTCAGATTGCCATAATTCATGCAGAAGGTGGGTTGAAAAGCTGTACTTAGTGTTCTGAGAAGTCACCAagagattttaatttgtttttacattACAATTTTGAAGTGAGCTTTCTTAACTCCTTTCTGTGGAGGTGAGATGGGGGGAAGGTGTTTTCAGATAAACTGtaaacagcagagcagcaatgaCTGGAACCACTTTGTTGATATGAGGTTGCATTTTACTGTTTGCATTGTGGCAGACTGGCCTTGAGGCAGCAGGTTGAGACACTGACTTGTAAAACTAGGATCAGAAAGATGCTCATTCTCCTTTACTAAGCCCTAAACTGATCAAGTTTCTAGCTGAAACTGTAAACCCTAATTGAAAGAGGTTACTGATAAATTGCTTATAACCTGCAGAGGTGGCCAGGTGGTCCCATGGTATCAGCTTTCTTAACTTCCAGACACTGCATTATACTAATGCAAGTCTAAAAATGCATTATTCTTCCCCCAACAGAAGGCATCACCCCTTAAATGCCCAAAGACAGTGAAAGAGGAGACAGGGAAGAAGTGTGAGTTCAGAAAAAGGGGAGTAAGAGAAGGAGAAACTGGGTTGGGACCAGAAGTTGACAGGTGTAGAGCAGGAAAAACTGCTGAAAGGGCAGGGAGGGGTTGGGATGGTGGGGAGGAGAAACAGGTGAGGAGATGCTAAGAAAAGACAGGGACTTCACAGATGCATGCAGCACATAAAGCAGGATTTTGTGTTTTATGCAGCTCTTTATTCTCTTACGTGACAACAGGAACTGAACAGGTAGTGAAGAGGCTGAAATCAGCTGCACTGCAGTCAGGGTCACAGCAGCAATTGACATCACACTGTGCCACCAACAGGTCACAGACACACAGCTTGGCAACTGCAGGAGAgatttgaataaaaatgagaattagAACTTGACACCTTACAGCATCTTCCCCCAGGCTTTCATTTTTCACCTTGCCTTGTTTTTGGCAGTGGTCAAAAGTTTATATCCGTGtagatattatttatttttaacacaacaaaaccaagggcATGCTGAAATCTGATGGTGTGTTCCTTGTGACATCAAAAAGGCAACTGGAGTCAATAGGGATTCTGAAGGTATAAAGAGACAGCCTTGCAGAAGggatagaaaaataaaagaggtacAAACAAGGTATTTTTATCTGCATGTTTCAGCttattgggggaaaaagaaaaaaaattaaacattttgatAGAGCAGTGAGATGTTTATGAGTACTGAGCATGTGCCAGTAttgtaatatatttattttcctgatgtGGTAGCATAACCATAGCTGactttgaaattgtttttttggggttttttgtctttagaTACTGTGAAATAACAGTAATACTACAGCAAGCAGTTGTTAGCAATACTCCACTTGGGAACTTCTTAAAACATTCTTAGGTTTTCAAGACTGTAAATTCAAATAACAAATACTACTCTACAAGAGTTTGAGAGCCCTGGTTTATAATCAGTCTAAAGAATCACACAGAATATAAAATGAAGACCAAGACTGTAGGCAAGGCATTCAAACACTTGTTTATGTAAGTAGTGcttcttttatttccacttgACCATTGCTCatttctctgcagctccctggatgCTCTCTGAGCATCTGAACAGTATTTGGGTATTTTCTGCAATTTGTGAAGTTCTGACTGCTCTGATAGCAGAGCTTAGCAGTGGGATCCTCAGCTCACCTTCTAAATAAGAGAAGTTTAAATATAAGGGGCTAGACTGCAAGGTTGTGTCTTGGAGATTGGggatcttttttcccccaggaggTAAATTCTGGGACACGTTTAATTTGGGAAATATTTTAGGGGAGCTgaacaaacagcaacaacacTGGGAAAACAAGAAATCAAATGAAAGTAGAGCTGCCAGTGGGCAACAGCAGAGTCACAAAAAGATCTGACCTCTATTGCCAGAGAGACAGCCACAAAACTGGGGATGGATCGGGAATTTTAGGGGGAAAAACGAAACGTGTGGCCAGCTCGGTGTTGCGGGCAGAGCTTCGGGAGCCTCAGTACCCTTTGGGTGTGCAGGAGACCGCTCCTCCCTCAGCACCGACCCACCGGACCCTACGGCCCGGTACCGGCTGTGTGCGGCTTGCCGGGCCGCCCTGAGGAGGCTCCGAGCCGGGAAAGCCCCGGGTGGCTGCGAAGGGAACCGGAGGCGGTTTAAGAGCGCATGGGCTCCAGGAGCGGAGAGAGAGGCGGTGATCGGGGCTTCCCTCAGCCCGCTGGGTGCCCCGCAGACCCCGTCCCACCGGGCACCCACCGTCCGTGaccggggcgggcgggcgggaaGCAGTGCGGGTGTCCGGCGGCACGGCGGGATCCACAGCGCTGTCCGCGGGCTCCACGCTCGGCTCTGCGGCCCGGAGCAGcgggaggatgaggaggaaaacCCCGATTATCAGCATCGACTCCATAGCAGACGCTCCCGAACCGCCCATAGAAACGGACCGGGAAGCGCAGGGCAGGACGGGACCGGGATCTGCGCGTCCCGCCCCTCCCCGGGCCTGACGGGAGAggcgggggctgcggggctcctggggaaggagggcGGGCGCCATTTCCCGCCGTTTTTCGCCGTCGCTCGCTGCCTCAGGGCAGGGAGGCTCCGGCTGGAGATGGCTCCCGGTGAGGGGCTCGGGGATCCGTGTGGAAACAGCCCGGCTGAGGGCAACAGGAAAGGTTTAGCGACCCAAGTGTGGTTTGGGCAAAACTGGGAAGGCcttacacaaaaaaattaaaagggggAATGGCTCCTTGTGAGCTATAAAAGCGTCTGCTTAGAATGGGTTTTGACACTTTTTCCAGGAATATGCTTAAGCTGTGATTAAAAGCGTTAATAGGTTTCTCCTGAAAATGCTACAGGTTCTTAATACTGTGTGTAGTAATTTATTAATCTTGTTGGTAATCTTGCACTATATATgggtatttttatattaatttattctaCAGAGTAACCAGAGCTCCTTGAGGTTATCTTACAAATGTTATCATCCAGGCTCTAGTTCCAAACAAGAAAAGCCTCTAAACTTCATGAAGTCCATCTTCTGCATTTACTTgaccaaaaccatttttttctacattgGTTTGGCAAGTACCTCATTACAGAGTGTTTCGTATTTTCTGACCAGCTTCATTCGTGTTGTCTTGAAGATGATGGAAGCTTTAAGACCCCAAGAGGGTACCTTCTCTTTTACTCACAATCTACTTGACTACTT
Proteins encoded in this region:
- the TCTN1 gene encoding tectonic-1 isoform X3; amino-acid sequence: MGGSGASAMESMLIIGVFLLILPLLRAAEPSVEPADSAVDPAVPPDTRTASRPPAPVTDVAKLCVCDLLVAQCDVNCCCDPDCSAADFSLFTTCSVPVVTGDSRLCTQKAAVYSLDVEANPPERIFTLTDLVNPSVFCIHAANYKQALYFSPPEIPTAENFDQLLKEFGGATFSAEPDSWSIDTESQNPDANETYRYEYGVPIQTVDAFLRLPSPVVSSWCSDANPAGFLVNQATKCTRAVRVENCGSVEAVSMLFYINSSILAVPKSSQVVNITVQSIVVQSLSGTKTLLNGSDVLRLPVTLDELCINLVLGVSYHITYTDTGEIIAAAASFVLGAINKAALSIQQSFEISFTQSTDRYSQLTIMQSTSNQDCLAAQGARTPILFGYNMVSGCKLRITAAMKCQPLSQTLLDLLKGQNFPEYVASFGNSQAQDVFDWVPVITHLHTADQSSCQIPVSLEIEVKWTKYGSLVNPQARIVNVTAAITTTTLKQLPSGRQRIIPVMSSVVFTDISAPAEPGYKAWPTINVRLPHDFFFPFV